attatttcAGTTATGAACACAATTCTTCAAAGATTTCTTCTGTGCCTCTGACTAAATAGCAGGGTTCTGAATAATTTTCTCAGAGCTACCTTCATTTCCTTATTCCGGAGACTGTAGATCAAGGGGTTGAAAAGTGGAGTAATCACAGAATAGAACAAACTCATAATTTTCTGGATCTCAGCTGGATTGCCTGCTGTTGGACTCACATATACAACCAGATAGAGCCATAGAATAAGGACACCACTGCCAGATGGGAACCACATGTGGAGAAGGCCTTATGCCCGCCTTCTGCTGAGGTGACTCTGAGCACAGCTTTAATTACCAGGATGTAGGAGCTTGTAATGAAAAGTAAGGTGGAGAAAATGAGGACTGAGTAATAGATGGCACAGAGGATCTCAGTGGTAGGCACTGGCACACAAGACAGCTTAATTAGGAGATCTGGGTCACAAAGGAAGTGATCAATTTTATTGAGACAACAAAACGGGAGTTGAGAGATTAGGTAAATAGGCAAGAGGAAGTACAAGAAGCCACACACCCAGCAGCAGGCTCCTATTTTGATGCAGCGTTGAACTGTCATGACAGTGGGGTAGTGCAGGGGCCTGCAGATAGCGAGGTACCTGTCAAAGGCCATGGCACACAAGAAGAAGGTCTCAGTGGTGCCCATGGAGAAGAAGAAGTAAGACTGAaggaagcagccagagaaagagaTGGTGGTGTTCTCAGAGAGAAAGTTGGCTAGCATGGTAGGGACAGTGGAGGTGATAAACCAGATCTGCAGGAAGGAAAAATTTGCCAGCAGGATGTACATTGGAGTTTGTAGTTGATGGTCCCACCTTACTGCACAGATAATGCACAGGTTTCCAATTAGTGTCAGAATATACGTCCCAGAGAAGATTGAAAAGAGGAGCATCTGAATTTCCCAGGCATAAGGGAAGCCTAAAAGGATGAATTTACTCACAGAGCTAGAGCAATTATTCATGGTGGAatattggtttgtttttaatgctgCAAAAACAACAAATTTCCATGTTAGAAGTGACCTTACATATTATTACTCATTAGGGCAGATGTCTTGCTTTGGGTCACATCATTCTGCATGTCAGTAAGTAACAAAATATC
The DNA window shown above is from Equus quagga isolate Etosha38 chromosome 2, UCLA_HA_Equagga_1.0, whole genome shotgun sequence and carries:
- the LOC124235100 gene encoding LOW QUALITY PROTEIN: olfactory receptor 11H4-like (The sequence of the model RefSeq protein was modified relative to this genomic sequence to represent the inferred CDS: inserted 1 base in 1 codon), whose amino-acid sequence is MNNCSSSVSKFILLGFPYAWEIQMLLFSIFSGTYILTLIGNLCIICAVRWDHQLQTPMYILLANFSFLQIWFITSTVPTMLANFLSENTTISFSGCFLQSYFFFSMGTTETFFLCAMAFDRYLAICRPLHYPTVMTVQRCIKIGACCWVCGFLYFLLPIYLISQLPFCCLNKIDHFLCDPDLLIKLSCVPVPTTEILCAIYYSVLIFSTLLFITSSYILVIKAVLRVTSAEGGHKAFSTCGSHLAVVSLFYGSXLVVYVSPTAGNPAEIQKIMSLFYSVITPLFNPLIYSLRNKEMKVALRKLFRTLLFSQRHRRNL